The genomic segment GTGATATATCCCCTATGAAGAAAATGGAAAAACagattcatcaaaaactacatgACGTGATAcaaaaattttgaagaaagagGATCATACATTTATATCCTTTATGAGTTTTACTGTATCCCAAGAACACACATGGTTTAGATCGAGTTGATAATTTGTTCTTGGAGTAGGGATGAATCCAAGGGAAACACATACAACCAAAAACACGCAATAGAGAATAGTCTGGATCCTTTtgaaaaaaatgcataaaaaggTGATCCATTTTTCAACCGTGGTGTGGGTAATCTATTAATAGTATACACGGCAGTTTCAAATGCATTTGTCCAAAAATGAGAAGGAACATTGGTATGGTGTAATAATGCTCTACCAGTCTCGACAATATGCCTACGTTTATGTTCTGCACAATCATTTTGTTCGGGAGAGTGAGGATAGGAAATGCGTGTGTAATTCCATTAGCACGTAAATAATTAGTCAATGCTTGAGACTCCCTTCCCCAGTCAGCTTGAAAACAATTAATAGGGTGACCAAAGTATTTTTCAACTAGAGTGCTAAACTGAATAAAAACGGACAAAAGTTCAAATTTAGAGAGAGGAAAATAAATCCAAGTATATTTACGATCACATAATAATGATAATCATCATTAGGAACAACTGGGGAAGGTCCCCAAACATCCgaacaaattaaatcaagaggGCTAGAAGTCTGAAAACTAGACTCACTAAAAGAAATCTTATGACTTTTGCTAACAACACAAGTAGTGCACAATCTAGGGGATTTACTAGACTGGAAAATAGTAGATGGCAATGCTTGATGGATGGTAGGATAATATGCATGTGCTAGATGAGCATGCCAAACACCAAGAGAAGCTACGATGGAAGCCGGAGAAAATAGTCTTGTCACAGGAAGCAAGTATAGTCCTCTGTTAGTCCGCCCTCTATGTAGTGGTACCCTCGTTGCCAAATCCCTAATCAAAAAATGGTTagtaaaaaattcaacaaaaacatTATAAGATGTAGTAAAAGAACTAATGGAAATTAAATTTTGAGTAGCAGTAGGAAAGTGAAGAATATCGTCAAGTTTGAAGTTTTTGTCAGAAGCAACAATAGAGCTTGCACCTATATGAGAGATCCATAATGTCAAGTAATTACCTAGAGTTACTTCCTCAGGGCTTTCATATTCATAGTGAATGCCAAGGTTATCAAGATCAGATGTCAGATGATATGTGATGCCACTATCCATCAACTAATTTTGAGTAGGTAAATTTTGGGAAGTTGCTAGGTTGGAAACGGGTCGTCCAGATACCTGAGTACCATTTGATGTCTTGGATGATGGGAAAACTCGTGCAATATGGGATTTTCCTTCACTATTATAAGAAATAATCATTGACGTATTGAAATATTAAGACGGGTTATTGCAGGACTGAGTGGTGCTCTGTAAACCACGTTATTGAGTCATTGGAGAAAAAACATGATTTTGAGAACAGCCACGATCCCTGttacctctacctctacctctaccatGACTGGGGGCAAAGGAACTTTGAGTGTAGCATATTGTGGGTGCTATAATATTAAGAGCCTCATCTCTCTTTAATTGTCGTTCTTCATTCAACAATAATCCATATAAAGCATCAAAGGAGATATCCTCTTGACGCAATTCAAGTGATCTTATAAAGGGATGATAGGATGGGGACGAATTCAACTAAATCTTCATCATCAATAAGATGCTGTAATTCAGCCAACTTGTCTGCAATTCCTTTCGCCTTTTGCACATAGGACTCTATACTGGTATTGTCTCTCTACATTGTGTGTAATTGTGTTTTCAACTCATGAATTTGAGGCTTTGAACCTGAAGCATAGTCAACAACCAATTTGTTCCAAGCTGTCCGGGCCATCTCAGCACCAACTAGTTAGGGTAATATTCCTTCATATAAGGAAGCAACGATCCAACTTAACACAAGTTGATCTTGTCTAACCCAAAAATGATAGGCTGGGTTCCATTGGTTATTGTACAGAAACTGATCCGAAATCACCTGACTACCATCAATATGATGGCCAAGTCCATAACCTCGAACCATTGGAAGGAACTGTGTCttccataaaaaaaatttgatgatgTAAGTTTCAGAGGTACTTGATGAGCAGGACTAGAAGATGGTAGAGTGGTGATTGTGGAAGTctgttgtaacaccccgcaaaaatTCGTGCATGTGTTAGCTCCTAGTAGTATGCTCATAGAGTGGAAAAGACAAgagaattttctaagtgttaaagagacTTAGCCTCATTTTGAGCTTCCAATCTTTGCAGATTTTTTTTGTccgtttttagatatttttgttgattcacaATGGGGCAAGTTGATAGTACATAATGGGTGAGTTTCGAgatttttggacctcgtttagggcacgtttggatgcccaaaacagTGGCATTATGCGATTTGCATGCGTCACATGGTCCATTGCACACCTGGCACCATGCGATGCAGCAAATTGATCTCCTAAAGGAATTTGATGTCACATTTATGCAACCAGTTTCATCTCCTCTTGATCCTATAGTAGAGCTAAGTTTAAATGATGGAGATGCTATTCCAAATCCCATGGTATATAGAAATATCCTtggtaaattgaattatcttacTCACACAAGGCCGGATCTTGCCTTTACTGTCCAACATCTTAGACATTTCATGAAAGATCCTCGTGTACCTCATCTCACTTCCACATTACATGTTCTTCGTTACTTGTCCAAGGAACCAGGTTTGGGCCTTTTTCTCAATGCCTCTTCTTCTTTTGAGTTTCTTTCCTTTTGTAATTCAGTTTGGGGAACATGTCCGAACTTAAGAAAATCCATTAGTGGATTTTATATATCACTTGGGGGCTCTCCAATCTCTTGGAAGTCAAAGAAGCAAACATTTATTTCTCTTAGCTTCGACGAGGCTGAGTATCATTCTATTAGGCGTATGGTTTCCAAACTCACATGGTTGGCTCGTCTCTTCCAATATCTCTCAATTCCAATATCATTGTCTATTTCTCTTCATTCAGAAAGTCAGGCAGATACATATTGATAAGAACCCCTTGTTTCATGATAGAACAAAGCATGTTGAGATTGATCGCCATTTCGTTTGACAAAAGTTTTTGGATGGACTTATTTCACTATCATTTGTTCCATCCTCCTCTCATCTAGCTGATCTATTCATAAAATCACTAACCGGTCCTCTTCATCACAGTGGTTTGGGCAAGTTGTGTGTCCGTTTGTCCACTCCCACTTGAGGGGGGTGTTGAGATAATGTTGTAACTCGTTCACTGGACCAGGTTGGTTGACCTATTTCATCTGATTGATAAATTACAGTCGCCTGCTCAGTACATGATTTTGACTTGCTGTAACGTGTTGATTTCGTCAAAATCAACAGGAGATCattgtaaatattattttattccttttgtacATCCTAGGTAAATATTTTGTGTATCCTTATTTAGGCTAGTATCCTATATTATTTAGGAGTGTATTATTCTTTACCTTATTTAGGAGTACTTCGGTGTTTacgtttcttttcttttgattgtGCATTAATTCCttttacttgtatatatacaaaaatattgtacAGAACATCGATCaatcaagaaaaggagaagaaatttTCTGcaaattctttgtctttcttttccGCAGTTCATTCAATTTATTTCAATTCTTACAGTGGATTAAGATGCATTCATTCGATCTACATATAAGTacattgatgaattattttttactttttgactTGATTAATGGTGAAGTAATAgatcatttattaatgacattaaTACTAGTTTTAACAGAATAAAACCATCATTTACTTAGTTGTAAGATGAAGAGTGAGATCTCACATTTGTCATTCCTTTTGTTGACTACTTTAAAAGAAATACTATTTTATGTCATTGAATTCTAACAATATTATTTGTGTAGATAATAACACAAAAATGAGATACATAATACAAATTTTACATGAGTTTGCCCCTAATTATGTTGGGGATTGGAATATAGTGGAGTCAAATATATGCAGCACATAAGTAGATTGAATAACTTAGAATATTGTCAAATTATAATAAAATCCTTATCAAAGTCACGTGTTTTTACTTTGTATCAATAAATTCtcacaaattatatttttttggtgactAAAACAATTTATTTACCAAGTAACATGAAGCACAAAAACCTATAATGTTGGACATTCCCAACATTACATCCAGTAACTACACATTGAACAAAAGCACCATAGCTAACGAAGCTAAGTTAAGGGTAGCTTTTAAGCATATCTAATCAATGCCTTAGACTGTGCACAGTAGACCCCCTATAATGAATAGGTTGAACATTGACCTCACTAAAGCATAAACATTTCGTTGTTGTCCCTTAAAGATCCTGAGATTTCTTTCTTGCCAAAGGAAGTAAATACAAAAAGCTAAGGATAGCCGATAAAGATTAGCTTGAGACAACCACCCTAGAATTAACAGTCACGCCTCAGTTTAGAAAGGACACTGAAAGAACAAGTGGTCTAAGCATTCATCAATTTTCTAACAGAGAACACAGGGCACATCAGGGATAGAATACCACCTTACTAGCTTGTCTTCAGTTTGCAGCCTTCTCAATATAGCCAGGAACAAAAATTTCCATCTAGGGGCTCCAAAGTTGTTGCATGTTATCCTCCTCAACTCCAATTTTATGTATCTTCCTCTTAGATTTTGATATACAATCTTAGTACTGGTTTTAGTCATAGGAGACACATCAAGTTCTGTATAATCAGCAACAGTGGCGGAACCAGGTTTTTTGTCACGGGTgttcatattttaaataaattttcgtTCTTTCTAAGCAAAAGAAGTATAATGTTGGAGTTGGGGCTCGAACCCACGCGGCAAGGGTGAAACTGCACACCTTTGAAGGCTAGGCTATTGCTGCTTTCTATGACAAAGTTGTTCAACTTTTAATAgagattccaaaaaaaaaaaaaactatatttaacctatatatgcaagaaaaaaaattcaacgaAGGTTGTTCATTTGACCACGCTTGTAGCAACTATCTCCGCCCATGAAAAGCAACTTCTAGAGTTGTTTTTGCATTGAGTATCTTCTTGATCATCCAATAAGTTTGGTTTACCTGTACAGTCCAAGGGTCATCACTTTTGACGTATCCATAATCTGTTATTCTTCAAGCATAAGTCCCAAAAGTGTTTACATATAGCATATTTGTTCAAGTCTGTAAGGTCAAGGAAATCGATACCACCAACAGTTTTTGGGCTACAAAATTTCTTCTAAGCTGTCAAGGCCAATTTGTTGGTGTCTACTCCTCCCGGCTATAAGAAGGATCTAGCTAATGAAAAATAACTAGTCAAACGGGCCATTTTTTCCACATTTTGGTGCATGTTAGCCCACTGTGGGGGTGGGCCAAGGGCCTGGGCTTGATTTGGAGATTAAATTGATTGGTGGCCCCCGAAGGGCTTTGGAGTGAATTTTGGTGGTTCGACAGGGCAACTAGATCTATTTTTCAAGTCAAACGGACGACACGACGTGAACGGTCATTTTTTGCAATTTACGGTGTGCGTCACCCCAAAGTTGCGGGGGTGGGGTTAGGGCATGGGCTtgatttggtaagaaaattaagCAGAGCCTCTCTGATGGGTTGTGGAGTGGGTATAAGTGGTTCGGTGGGGCCACTGGGGCAATTTTGCAAGTCAAAAAGGTGAAACGATGTGAACAGGCCATTTTTGTGACTTTTGATGAGTGTTATCCCACGATTGCGGGGGTGGGTTCAGGATTTATTTGGAATAAAAATCAATTGCCGACCCCTACGGCATGCTATGAAATGGATCTGCACGATTCGAAGGGGCCGTAGGGCCCATTTTGCaagtcaaacaggcaaaacagcgcgaacgggttatttttattatttttggtgggTGCTAGCACATGATTGTGGGGTTGGGCCATGACCCAGGCTCAATTTAGGAAAAAAATCAACCGACGGCCTTCGACCAGCTGTGGAGTGGATCTCGGTGTTTCAGCTTGTTTACTGGGGCTATTTTCCATCTTAAATAAGTGAAATGGTATAAACGGACCATTTTTTACAAATTATGGTAGGTTTTAGCCCGCGTTGTAGGGTGGGCcaatagtacaatttgaatttggGCAAAAATTAATCACCGGCCCCTCGTCGGGCTATAGAGTAGATTTGGGTGGTTCGGTGGGGCCGTTGAGTCCATTTTGAAAGTCAAATTGGCAAACCCGTGCGATTGGGCCATTTTTTGTGACTTTTGATTGGTTTTAAACAATGGTTACGGAGGTGGGATCAGAGCCCGATCTCTATTTAGGGCAAAAATTGACCGACTATCCCCAGACAGGTTATAGAATGGATCTATATGGTCTGGTGGACCTGCTGGGACATTTTGCAGGTCAAATTGGTGAAATAGGGGGAACGAGCTATTTTTTGAGAATTTGGGTGGGTATTGGCCCACGATTGCAAGGTGGTACCATTTCTAGGGCTAAATTTATGACAAAAAATAACTGGTGGCCCC from the Capsicum annuum cultivar UCD-10X-F1 chromosome 9, UCD10Xv1.1, whole genome shotgun sequence genome contains:
- the LOC124887410 gene encoding secreted RxLR effector protein 161-like, which produces MQQIDLLKEFDVTFMQPVSSPLDPIVELSLNDGDAIPNPMVYRNILGKLNYLTHTRPDLAFTVQHLRHFMKDPRVPHLTSTLHVLRYLSKEPGLGLFLNASSSFEFLSFCNSVWGTCPNLRKSISGFYISLGGSPISWKSKKQTFISLSFDEAEYHSIRRMVSKLTWLARLFQYLSIPISLSISLHSESQADTY